Proteins from a genomic interval of Medicago truncatula cultivar Jemalong A17 chromosome 3, MtrunA17r5.0-ANR, whole genome shotgun sequence:
- the LOC25490300 gene encoding pentatricopeptide repeat-containing protein At5g42310, chloroplastic, translating to MLVLPPQLTTTSLPFNSTRVKYFPIHRHRHHVISQPPPSATSSFSSARPIIIDDGPNDILSLQSRRYDFTPLLNFLSTDSTTTAAATTNSLSPTEFQLAESYRAVPAPLWHALLKSLCSSSSSINLAYAVVSWLQKHNLCFSYELLYSILIHALGRNEKLYEAFLLSQRQVLTPLTYNALIGACARNGDLEKALNLMSRMRRDGFQPDFINYSSIIKSLTRSNRIDSPILQKLYAEIESDKIEADGHLLNDIILGFSKAGDATRAMHFLAVAQGKGLSPKSGTLAAVILALGNSGRTIEAEALFEEIKENGLEPRTRAYNALLKGYVKTGSLKDAEFVVSEMEKSGVLPDEHTYSLLVDAYAHAGRWESARIVLKEMEASNLQPNSFIYSRILASYRDKGEWQKSFQVLKEMKMSGVQPDRHFYNVMIDTFGKYNCLDHAMATFERMLSEGIRPDTVTWNTLIDCHCKSGRHSRAEELFEEMQQSGYSPCVMTYNIMINSMGAQERWERVNDLLSKMQSQGLLPNAVTYTTLVDIYGKSGRFNDAIECLEVLKSMGFKPTSTMYNALINAYAQRGLSDQAVNAFRMMAAEGLTPSLLALNSLINAFGEDRRDAEAFAVLQYMKENGVKPDVVTYTTLMKALIRVDKFHKVPAVYEEMVMSGCTPDRKARAMLRSALRYVKQTLRS from the exons ATGTTGGTTTTACCACCACAACTAACTACTACTTCGTTACCATTCAATTCAACCCGCGTTAAATATTTCCCTATCCACCGCCACCGCCACCATGTCATCTCTCAACCACCACCCTCCGCCACCTCATCCTTCTCATCCGCCAGACCAATAATAATCGACGACGGCCCCAACGACATTCTCTCCCTCCAAAGCCGCCGTTACGACTTCACTCCCCTCCTCAACTTCCTCTCCACCGATTCCACCACCACCGCCGCCGCCACCACAAACTCCCTCTCTCCAACCGAATTTCAACTCGCCGAATCCTACCGCGCCGTACCAGCTCCACTCTGGCACGCGCTTCTCAAATCTCTCTGCTCCTCTTCCTCCTCCATCAACCTAGCATACGCCGTCGTTTCATGGCTCCAGAAACACAACCTCTGTTTTTCCTACGAGCTTCTCTACTCAATTCTCATCCACGCGCTTGGACGAAACGAAAAGCTTTACGAAGCTTTTTTACTCTCTCAACGACAGGTTCTTACGCCGTTAACGTATAACGCTTTAATCGGTGCTTGTGCTCGTAACGGTGATTTAGAAAAAGCACTTAACCTAATGTCTAGAATGCGCCGTGACGGTTTTCAACCTGATTTCATTAATTATAGTTCAATTATCAAATCGTTAACTCGTTCTAATAGAATTGATTCTCCGATTCTTCAGAAGCTTTATGCTGAAATTGAATCCGATAAAATTGAAGCAGATGGTCATCTTTTGAATGATATCATACTCGGTTTTTCAAAAGCCGGTGATGCTACGCGTGCAATGCATTTTCTTGCTGTTGCTCAGGGTAAAGGTTTGAGTCCTAAATCAGGGACGCTTGCTGCAGTTATATTGGCGTTGGGAAATTCTGGTAGAACGATTGAGGCGGAGGCGTTGTTTGAAGAGATTAAGGAAAATGGTTTGGAACCAAGAACCAGGGCTTATAATGCATTGCTTAAAGGTTATGTGAAAACCGGTTCTCTTAAAGATGCAGAGTTTGTTGTTTCTGAAATGGAGAAGAGTGGTGTTTTGCCTGATGAACATACTTATAGTTTATTGGTTGATGCATATGCTCATGCTGGAAGATGGGAGAGTGCGAGGATTGTGTTGAAAGAAATGGAGGCAAGTAATTTGCAGccaaattcatttatttatagtcGAATATTGGCCAGTTATAGGGATAAAGGGGAGTGGCAGAAATCGTTTCAGGTTTTGAAGGAGATGAAGATGAGTGGAGTGCAACCAGATAGACATttttataatgtgatgattGATACTTTTGGGAAGTATAATTGTCTTGATCATGCGATGGCAACATTTGAACGAATGTTGTCTGAGGGGATTAGGCCGGATACGGTTACTTGGAATACCTTGATAGATTGTCATTGTAAGTCTGGGCGACATTCTAGGGCGGAAGAATTGTTCGAGGAAATGCAGCAGAGCGGGTATTCGCCTTGTGTTATGACTTATAACATTATGATTAATTCTATGGGGGCACAAGAAAGATGGGAACGAGTGAATGATTTGTTGAGTAAAATGCAGAGTCAAGGATTGTTGCCCAATGCAGTTACCTATACAACTCTTGTTGATATATATGGCAAATCCGGAAGGTTTAATGATGCTATTGAGTGCCTTGAGGTCTTGAAATCTATGGGATTTAAGCCAACTTCGACCATGTATAATGCCCTAATCAATGCCTACGCACAAAGG GGTCTGTCCGATCAAGCAGTAAATGCATTTAGGATGATGGCAGCTGAGGGTCTGACACCCAGTCTTTTAGCTCTCAATTCCTTAATCAATGCTTTTGGAGAAGATAGAAGAGATGCTGAAGCCTTTGCTGTATTGCAGTACATGAAAGaaaat GGTGTCAAACCTGATGTAGTTACTTATACCACGCTCATGAAAGCTTTGATTCGTGTTGACAAGTTCCACAAG GTTCCAGCAGTGTATGAAGAAATGGTTATGTCTGGATGCACTCCAGATAGAAAAGCTAGAGCAATGCTGCGTTCGGCTCTTAGATACGTGAAACAGACACTGAGATCATAA
- the LOC25490302 gene encoding carboxypeptidase A6, giving the protein MADLLSLSLILFFYFLLSSSQDLFLFVHAESNNNLTVTPINYDLYHSSGSLMHEIKALVHRHPNKFSMETVKAGNKGYGAEIAVVTYCKGKRDSPEKPKLRILLSFGQHGRELITSELALRILSILSEEKLLPGMDQASLNSILDKVVIKVVPMENLNGRKLVEAGDLCERRNGRGVDLNRNWSVDWGKKEKDYDPYEENPGTAPFSEPESQIMRKLAVSFEPHIWVNVHSGMEALFMPYDHKNTTPEGLPLQRMKLLLEEVKQLHCQKRCVIGSGGGSVGYFAHGTATDFMYDVVRVPLAFTFEIYGDGTASSRDCFKMFNPTDLASYDTVLNDWSAAFFTIFKLVPHQLGEIQSKASVFKLDKLVSIDEYLDGYLMERRNRYGKKMEVLELGMQEIRTYYRLFLLSSVLLLCMFCSRISKTKSRPIVSAMPL; this is encoded by the exons ATGGCTgatcttctctctctttctttgaTTCTATTCTTCTACTTCTTACTCTCTTCTTCACAAGATCTCTTCCTCTTTGTTCATGCCGAATCTAACAACAATCTCACTGTTACGCCAATCAACTACGATCTCTATCATTCCAG TGGGAGTTTGATGCATGAGATCAAGGCCTTGGTACATCGTCACCCGAATAAATTCAGT ATGGAGACAGTTAAAGCTGGAAACAAAGGCTACGGTGCTGAGATTGCGGTGGTTACTTATTGCAAGGGAAAGAGAGATAGCCCCGAGAAGCCAAAGCTTCGGATCCTTCTT AGTTTTGGACAGCACGGAAGGGAGCTGATTACCTCAGAACTTGCTTTAAGGATTTTGTCTATTCTTAGTGAAGAAAAACTTCTACCTGGCATGGATCAAGCTTCCTTAAACAGTATACTTGACAAGGTTGTAATAAAG GTGGTTCCAATGGAAAACCTTAATGGCCGCAAACTTGTTGAGGCTGGAGATCTCTGTGAGAGAAGAAATG GCAGAGGAGTTGATCTCAACCGGAATTGGAGTGTAGATTGGGGCAAAAAGGAAAAG GATTATGATCCATATGAGGAGAATCCAGGAACTGCCCCATTTAGCGAGCCTGAAAGTCAAATAATGAGGAAACTGGCAGTATCTTTTGAACCACATATATGGGTCAATGTGCACTCTGGAATGGAG GCTCTTTTTATGCCATATGATCACAAAAATACAACACCTGAGGGATTGCCATTGCAACGGATGAAGTTGTTGCTTGAAGAAGTAAAGCAGCTTCATTGCCAAAAGCGTTGCGTAATTGGGTCTGGAGGTGGTTCCGTAGG GTATTTTGCGCACGGGACAGCAACTGATTTCATGTATGACGTTGTGAGGGTTCCCTTGGCCTTCACCTTTGAG ATATATGGTGATGGAACAGCTTCATCAAGAGActgttttaaaatgtttaatccCACTGACCTTGCTAGCTACGAT ACGGTTCTCAATGACTGGTCTGCAGCtttctttacaatttttaaattggtACCACACCAGCTTGGTGAGATCCAATCAAAAGCGTCTGTCTTTAAGTTGGATAAGTTAGTATCAATAGATGAATATCTAGATGGGTATTTGATGGAGAGGAGAAATAGATATGGAAAAAAGATGGAGGTACTTGAGCTTGGAATGCAAGAAATTAGAACATATTATAGGCTCTTTTTACTATCTTCAGTTTTACTGCTGTGCATGTTCTGTTCTAGAATTTCAAAAACTAAGAGTAGACCAATTGTTTCGGCTATGCCCCTTTAA
- the LOC25490303 gene encoding uncharacterized protein has translation MYYSSSTMKSHLRPPRPIPKSPMRLRTRTVLDSPSLQTPPGSLTKSRKLVQSPELRPEYRTIASEFRALSRMVRDEFGKPDPEEIAGTNSCNPKSGVLFQRGKFYDEYSARRNERLKRKKGVTVDEINTTSIKQPKVNNHHNVLGVTVESGKKNTARKLGSLRKSVSAAYSAEVSETPRYMLRSMTKENKKPPLAGSRFDKSVTVGEKKVGASRRVGKISYY, from the exons ATGTACTATTCATCATCAACCATGAAATCTCACCTTCGGCCACCGCGTCCGATCCCTAAGTCTCCGATGCGTCTTCGAACTCGAACTGTTCTCGACTCTCCCTCTCTTCAAACTCCACCAG GTTCTTTAACCAAGTCTCGGAAACTGGTTCAATCTCCAGAACTACGACCTGAATACCGCACAATTGCTTCTGAATTTAGGGCTTTATCCAGGATGGTTCGTGACGAATTCGGAAAACCAGATCCGGAAGAAATTGCTGGTACCAATTCTTGTAACCCTAAATCTGGTGTTCTGTTTCAGAGAGGAAAATTCTATGATGAGTATTCTGCAAGAAGGAACGAGAGgttgaagagaaagaaaggaGTCACTGTGGATGAAATTAATACTACTAGTATTAAGCAACCTAAGGTGAATAATCATCATAATGTTCTTGGTGTTACTGTTGAATCTGGAAAAAAGAATACTGCAAGAAAGCTTGGAAGTTTGAGAAAATCTGTTTCTGCTGCTTATTCTGCCGAGGTTAGTGAAACTCCAAGGTACATGCTTAGAAGCATGACTAAGGAGAATAAGAAACCTCCTCTAGCTGGTTCAAGATTTGATAAATCTGTTACTGTTGGTGAGAAGAAAGTTGGAGCATCGAGAAGAGTAGGAAAAATTTCGTACTATTAg